One stretch of Chelonia mydas isolate rCheMyd1 chromosome 21, rCheMyd1.pri.v2, whole genome shotgun sequence DNA includes these proteins:
- the TREML1 gene encoding trem-like transcript 1 protein isoform X2 gives MGRFPARLLLLALTGPCLAREEPELVTAVQGSSFSTRCYYKHKYALEEKFWCKMLSDQECNFLTVRAKIGGKYQNIAPKRRVNLTDLGTGWISVSMTELRIEDSGTYLCGVLNHLTIIPLKKIKVVVSYDAPMRLSAKEGGSISLSCSYFVTDDSRIPSNFTWCKMVTATRCQPVVSIKINQIVNTKGKTMIKIDRWTREITVTLVALQLHDSGDYHCETHLQGSTVLLKMITLNVLEKSVFHDTVNEATSPPTNEGENTHPTVASNKEQRTLYAVLALVSLLVCSALIAIMAIIFTKGRKRVGNGLNFGEHPNCRLAAQQKDEGHPTDATPDGELKNGIIYAMLRHQPKPNPDDVTYANVEPPPKPKGAKHSAEPPAVLFSSGTMEYATIIFGDSPPRSGTKEKQTAPN, from the exons ATGGGTCGCTTCCCAGCCCGGCTGCTACTGCTGGCACTAACAG GGCCGTGCCTGGCAAGAGAAGAGCCGGAATTGGTGACAGCTGTACAGGGAAGCTCTTTCAGTACAAGGTGTTACTACAAACACAAGTATGCACTGGAGGAGAAATTCTGGTGCAAGATGCTATCAGACCAGGAATGCAACTTCCTGACCGTCCGAGCAAAAATAGGAGGGAAATACCAAAATATTGCACCAAAAAGAAGGGTCAATCTAACAGACTTGGGAACAGGCTGGATTTCTGTGTCCATGACGGAGCTCAGGATAGAGGATTCAGGAACATACTTGTGCGGGGTTTTGAATCATCTGACAATTATCCCATTGAAAAAGATTAAAGTGGTGGTTTCTTATGATG ctcccatGAGGCTATCTGCAAAGGAAGGAGGCTCCATCTCCTTAAGTTGTTCTTATTTTGTGACGGACGACAGCAGGATACCTAGTAATTTTACCTGGTGCAAAATGGTAACTGCAACCAGATGTCAACCCGTCGTCAGTATTAAGATCAATCAGATTGTTAATACAAAAGGAAAGACCATGATAAAGATTGACCGGTGGACCAGAGAGATTACAGTGACACTGGTGGCGCTCCAGCTACATGACTCGGGGGACTATCATTGTGAGACCCATCTCCAGGGAAGTACTGTGCTACTGAAGATGATCACACTGAATGTTTTGG aaaaaagtGTGTTTCATGATACAGTTAATGAGGCTACTTCGCCTCCCACTAACGAGGGGGAAAACACCCACCCAACTGTGGCCAGCAACAAGGAGCAGAG AACTCTTTATGCTGTCCTGGCACTGGTCTCCCTCCTGGTTTGCAGTGCACTGATTGCGATCATGGCTATTATTTTCACCAAAGGGAGAAAAAGAG TAGGGAATGGGCTGAATTTTGGTGAACACCCTAACTGCAGGCTAGCAGCACAGCAG AAGGATGAAGGACACCCCACAGATGCCACCCCCGATGGGGAATTGAAGAACGGTATAATATATGCCATGCTAAGGCACCAACCCAAGCCAAATCCAGACGATGTCACGTATGCCAACGTGGAGCCTCCACCAAAGCCAAAAGGTGCCAAACATTCTGCTGAGCCCCCAGCTGTCCTGTTCTCCTCAGGCACCATGGAATATGCAACCATCATCTTTGGAGACTCACCTCCACGGTCTGGGACTAAAGAGAAACAAACCGCCCCTAACTGA
- the TREML1 gene encoding trem-like transcript 1 protein isoform X3, with amino-acid sequence MGRFPARLLLLALTGPCIAGKDLELVRRVQGGTLTTVCHYDEHKYSRREKFWCKELSDLKCRTLVLSSPTVGRNSLNLPIARVSLKDSETGWISVSMTELKVEDSGIYWCGLSDGLKIIPLKKIKVAVSYEAPMRLSAKKGDSISLNCSYSMKDNSRGPNNFTWCKMVTATRCQPVVSVEIDQIVNTQGRTRIKIDQWNREIIVTLVALQLRDSGEYHCETHLQGSTVLLKMITLNVLESYDRTAFVTTSRPVDSIGATLPTAARNDQQSWYSAVSLSVLYIMAGWLGAKFLIALLIFIVASRRRSKATEQEIHGRNKHHLLPLTELKKGKENTSKTRM; translated from the exons ATGGGTCGCTTCCCAGCCCGGCTGCTACTGCTGGCACTAACAG GGCCTTGCATTGCAGGAAAGGACCTGGAACTGGTGAGAAGAGTGCAGGGAGGCACGCTCACTACAGTGTGTCACTACGATGAGCACAAGTATTCACGAAGGGAGAAATTTTGGTGCAAGGAGCTGTCAGATTTGAAATGCCGCACCCTCGTCCTGAGCTCCCCCACAGTGGGAAGGAATTCTCTAAACCTTCCAATTGCAAGGGTCAGCCTAAAGGACTCGGAAACTGGCTGGATTTCTGTGTCCATGACGGAGCTCAAGGTAGAGGATTCAGGAATATACTGGTGCGGGCTTTCCGATGGTCTGAAGATTATCCCATTGAAGAAGATAAAAGTGGCTGTATCTTATGAAG ctcccatGAGGCTATCTGCCAAAAAAGGAGACTCAATCTCCCTAAATTGTTCCTATTCTATGAAGGACAACAGCAGAGGACCTAATAATTTTACCTGGTGCAAAATGGTAACTGCAACCAGATGTCAACCTGTTGTCAGCGTTGAGATCGATCAGATTGTTAATACACAAGGAAGGACCAGGATAAAGATTGACCAGTGGAACCGAGAGATTATAGTAACACTGGTGGCGCTCCAGCTACGTGACTCGGGGGAGTATCATTGTGAGACCCATCTCCAGGGAAGTACCGTGCTACTGAAGATGATCACCCTGAATGTTTTGG AATCTTATGACAGGACAGCTTTTGTGACTACATCCCGTCCTGTTGACAGCATAGGAGCCACCCTCCCAACTgcagccaggaatgatcagcagAG CTGGTACTCTGCGGTCAGTCTCAGTGTCCTCTATATCATGGCTGGATGGCTGGGCGCTAAATTCCTGATTGCACTCCTGATCTTTATCGTCGCCAGCAGAAGGAGAAGCAAAGCCACGGAGCAGGAGATCCACGGCCGGAACAAacaccacctcctcccactcACAG aattaaagaaaggaaaggaaaacactagTAAGACAAGGATGTga
- the TREML1 gene encoding trem-like transcript 1 protein isoform X1, with the protein MGRFPARLLLLALTGPCIAGKDLELVRRVQGGTLTTVCHYDEHKYSRREKFWCKELSDLKCRTLVLSSPTVGRNSLNLPIARVSLKDSETGWISVSMTELKVEDSGIYWCGLSDGLKIIPLKKIKVAVSYEAPMRLSAKKGDSISLNCSYSMKDNSRGPNNFTWCKMVTATRCQPVVSVEIDQIVNTQGRTRIKIDQWNREIIVTLVALQLRDSGEYHCETHLQGSTVLLKMITLNVLEKSVFHDTVNEATSPPTNEGENTHPTVASNKEQRTLYAVLALVSLLVCSALIAIMAIIFTKGRKRVGNGLNFGEHPNCRLAAQQKDEGHPTDATPDGELKNGIIYAMLRHQPKPNPDDVTYANVEPPPKPKGAKHSAEPPAVLFSSGTMEYATIIFGDSPPRSGTKEKQTAPN; encoded by the exons ATGGGTCGCTTCCCAGCCCGGCTGCTACTGCTGGCACTAACAG GGCCTTGCATTGCAGGAAAGGACCTGGAACTGGTGAGAAGAGTGCAGGGAGGCACGCTCACTACAGTGTGTCACTACGATGAGCACAAGTATTCACGAAGGGAGAAATTTTGGTGCAAGGAGCTGTCAGATTTGAAATGCCGCACCCTCGTCCTGAGCTCCCCCACAGTGGGAAGGAATTCTCTAAACCTTCCAATTGCAAGGGTCAGCCTAAAGGACTCGGAAACTGGCTGGATTTCTGTGTCCATGACGGAGCTCAAGGTAGAGGATTCAGGAATATACTGGTGCGGGCTTTCCGATGGTCTGAAGATTATCCCATTGAAGAAGATAAAAGTGGCTGTATCTTATGAAG ctcccatGAGGCTATCTGCCAAAAAAGGAGACTCAATCTCCCTAAATTGTTCCTATTCTATGAAGGACAACAGCAGAGGACCTAATAATTTTACCTGGTGCAAAATGGTAACTGCAACCAGATGTCAACCTGTTGTCAGCGTTGAGATCGATCAGATTGTTAATACACAAGGAAGGACCAGGATAAAGATTGACCAGTGGAACCGAGAGATTATAGTAACACTGGTGGCGCTCCAGCTACGTGACTCGGGGGAGTATCATTGTGAGACCCATCTCCAGGGAAGTACCGTGCTACTGAAGATGATCACCCTGAATGTTTTGG aaaaaagtGTGTTTCATGATACAGTTAATGAGGCTACTTCGCCTCCCACTAACGAGGGGGAAAACACCCACCCAACTGTGGCCAGCAACAAGGAGCAGAG AACTCTTTATGCTGTCCTGGCACTGGTCTCCCTCCTGGTTTGCAGTGCACTGATTGCGATCATGGCTATTATTTTCACCAAAGGGAGAAAAAGAG TAGGGAATGGGCTGAATTTTGGTGAACACCCTAACTGCAGGCTAGCAGCACAGCAG AAGGATGAAGGACACCCCACAGATGCCACCCCCGATGGGGAATTGAAGAACGGTATAATATATGCCATGCTAAGGCACCAACCCAAGCCAAATCCAGACGATGTCACGTATGCCAACGTGGAGCCTCCACCAAAGCCAAAAGGTGCCAAACATTCTGCTGAGCCCCCAGCTGTCCTGTTCTCCTCAGGCACCATGGAATATGCAACCATCATCTTTGGAGACTCACCTCCACGGTCTGGGACTAAAGAGAAACAAACCGCCCCTAACTGA